One part of the Bacillus sp. FJAT-45350 genome encodes these proteins:
- a CDS encoding type II toxin-antitoxin system PemK/MazF family toxin has product MMHKQGDIVLIPVPFSDLSNRKQRPVLIISNDDYNQMTGDILVVAITSQLKDLDYSVVIEQKDLDEGTLKVTSAVRADKVYTLSKGIIRKRFGKVNTEVLNSVRIKIENLIK; this is encoded by the coding sequence ATGATGCATAAACAAGGTGACATTGTTTTAATTCCAGTACCATTCAGTGACTTATCAAATAGAAAACAACGTCCTGTTCTCATTATTTCAAACGATGATTATAATCAGATGACTGGTGATATTCTTGTTGTTGCTATTACATCACAATTAAAAGACCTTGATTATTCAGTCGTGATTGAACAAAAAGACTTAGACGAAGGTACTCTTAAAGTTACATCAGCAGTGAGAGCAGACAAAGTTTATACACTTTCTAAAGGAATTATCAGAAAAAGATTTGGCAAAGTGAACACAGAAGTATTAAATAGTGTACGAATTAAAATAGAAAACTTAATAAAATAG
- a CDS encoding DUF2281 domain-containing protein — translation MNTAKERLLKIIDEIPEQEVDKILDFAEYLKAKKERSLSEDLTKASESSIDFWDNDIDDEVWNDA, via the coding sequence ATGAATACTGCTAAGGAACGGTTACTAAAAATTATTGATGAAATTCCAGAGCAAGAAGTCGATAAAATTTTAGACTTTGCTGAATATTTAAAGGCAAAAAAAGAAAGAAGTTTATCAGAAGATTTAACCAAAGCGAGCGAAAGTAGCATTGATTTTTGGGATAATGATATAGATGATGAGGTTTGGAATGATGCATAA
- the ptsG gene encoding glucose-specific PTS transporter subunit IIBC produces MFKNVFGTLQKVGKALMLPVALLPAAGLLLAFGNAFKNPDLLRRIPALEAGWFQLIADVMEQAGGIVFANLPILFAVGVAVGLAGGDGVAGLAALIGYLVMNVTMGVLLGVTADSIVADPFSYANVLGIPTLQTGVFGGIIIGLLGAYMFNRFYNIELPQYLGFFAGKRFVPIATAVSALLLGILMIFIWPPVQVGLNAFSYAMVDANRTVSALIFGIIERALIPFGLHHIFYAPFWFEFGQYTDTAGQLWRGDQRIFFAQLRDGVELTAGTFMTGKFPFMMFGLPAAALAMYHMAKPEKKKVVAGIMGSAALTSFLTGITEPLEFTFLFVAPVLFAIHAVFAGLSFMVMHILDVKIGMTFSGGVIDYLLFGVLPNRTAWWLVIPVGLVFSVIYYFGFRFAIKKFDLKTPGREDDVSSDNAVSGPVGDLPFEVLAGIGGKDNIKHLDACITRLRIEVHDIKGVNKERLKALGASGVLEVGNNIQAIFGPKSDILKGQIQDIISGKTPQPVKKDEEPKESKRPISGDDSFEFVSPIKGKIIPLEKVPDQVFSQKMMGDGFAIEPTEGIVVSPVDGKIVNLFPTKHAIGIESNEGIEILIHFGIDTVNLKGEGFETFVKQGDEVTSGQKLLGVNIEYVSRFVPSVTTPIIFTNLQEQQQLQILKEGPVELGEKNIIQIKS; encoded by the coding sequence ATGTTTAAAAACGTTTTTGGTACATTACAAAAAGTTGGTAAAGCATTAATGCTACCTGTTGCATTATTACCTGCTGCAGGTCTTCTACTAGCATTCGGTAATGCTTTTAAAAACCCAGATTTGTTAAGACGAATTCCAGCTTTAGAAGCCGGGTGGTTTCAACTAATAGCTGATGTTATGGAACAAGCGGGGGGAATTGTATTTGCGAATTTACCAATTCTCTTTGCCGTTGGTGTTGCGGTTGGCTTGGCTGGTGGAGATGGTGTTGCTGGTCTAGCAGCCTTAATTGGTTATCTCGTTATGAACGTAACGATGGGTGTTTTATTAGGAGTAACCGCAGATTCAATAGTAGCCGATCCATTCTCATACGCGAATGTGTTAGGGATTCCAACACTACAAACCGGCGTATTTGGAGGGATTATCATTGGTTTATTAGGGGCCTATATGTTTAATCGGTTTTACAATATTGAGTTACCTCAGTATTTAGGCTTCTTTGCTGGGAAGCGGTTTGTTCCAATTGCAACTGCAGTTTCTGCACTTCTTCTAGGTATATTAATGATCTTTATTTGGCCTCCTGTCCAAGTCGGGTTAAATGCCTTTTCTTATGCGATGGTTGATGCAAACCGAACAGTATCAGCTCTTATCTTTGGTATTATTGAGCGAGCACTAATTCCATTTGGACTACATCATATTTTCTATGCTCCGTTCTGGTTTGAATTTGGACAATATACAGATACCGCTGGTCAATTATGGCGTGGGGATCAGCGTATTTTCTTCGCTCAACTTCGAGATGGAGTGGAGCTTACTGCCGGAACGTTTATGACAGGGAAATTCCCATTCATGATGTTTGGTCTTCCAGCTGCTGCATTAGCGATGTATCATATGGCAAAGCCTGAAAAGAAAAAAGTCGTTGCTGGTATTATGGGGTCAGCAGCTTTGACATCCTTTTTAACAGGGATTACAGAGCCGCTTGAATTTACCTTTTTATTCGTTGCACCAGTGTTATTTGCGATTCATGCAGTATTTGCTGGTTTGTCTTTTATGGTCATGCATATTTTAGATGTAAAAATAGGGATGACCTTTTCAGGTGGGGTTATCGATTATCTCTTATTCGGGGTACTTCCAAATCGTACCGCATGGTGGCTAGTAATTCCAGTAGGTCTAGTCTTTTCAGTCATTTATTACTTTGGATTTAGATTTGCGATTAAGAAGTTCGATCTCAAAACACCAGGTCGCGAAGATGATGTCTCATCTGATAATGCGGTATCAGGACCTGTTGGAGATTTACCTTTTGAAGTCTTAGCTGGAATTGGCGGGAAAGATAACATTAAGCACTTGGATGCTTGTATTACTAGGCTTCGTATAGAAGTTCACGATATTAAGGGTGTTAACAAAGAACGATTAAAAGCTCTCGGAGCATCAGGAGTCCTTGAAGTAGGTAATAATATTCAAGCTATTTTTGGTCCTAAATCAGACATATTAAAAGGGCAAATTCAAGATATCATCAGTGGAAAAACTCCACAACCGGTAAAAAAAGATGAAGAGCCAAAGGAAAGCAAACGACCGATTAGTGGAGATGATAGCTTTGAGTTTGTCTCTCCGATAAAGGGAAAAATTATTCCATTAGAAAAGGTTCCTGACCAAGTCTTTTCACAAAAAATGATGGGTGATGGCTTTGCGATTGAACCAACTGAAGGGATTGTCGTTTCTCCTGTAGACGGGAAAATAGTCAATTTATTTCCGACAAAACATGCGATTGGAATTGAATCAAATGAAGGGATAGAAATCTTAATTCATTTTGGAATTGATACTGTGAATTTAAAAGGTGAAGGATTTGAGACGTTCGTAAAGCAAGGGGATGAAGTAACGAGCGGACAAAAGCTATTAGGAGTAAACATCGAGTATGTTAGTAGGTTTGTACCATCAGTTACGACTCCAATTATCTTTACGAACTTGCAAGAACAGCAACAACTTCAAATTCTAAAAGAAGGACCTGTAGAACTTGGAGAGAAAAATATAATTCAAATTAAGTCATGA
- a CDS encoding MFS transporter: MTHSSILKNTIFMRMFSSYSISMLGRWFDMVAIMILFGYVWEVEPLIIALIPVAYALPHALLSQFAGILADRNSKIKLMVIADVLTAVFTVALFFAPHPWVALTILLLRATLTVIHYPAQQGLIKDVVEEKLIVKAVTLNGTMNEFTKIMGPFIGGSLAAAFSPKLCILINAFAYFISALILLTIIKNKQTQEKSAVDKEMCSQTPFWTSWCEGWLAVLNNRILVVSFAFSIVGYIGIQIVDVQIIVLFREIAPSRPELIGWLMAASGAGAFIMMLVMNKYNKVKSYGWTFGGSLSLIGVGFGGVGFLYVGIPSYVPIILGFIAGLGVGLFTAGISYLLQKESTKENIGRISGIYNSLTGMIVLVAPLIGGILISLWKVSTVYQAIGISLTIIGFTGIVLKRILWRHGVNDGEKAHLNFVESTQSIEN; the protein is encoded by the coding sequence ATGACACATTCTTCTATATTGAAAAATACTATTTTTATGCGCATGTTTAGCTCCTATTCCATTTCTATGTTAGGGCGCTGGTTTGATATGGTCGCCATTATGATTTTATTTGGCTATGTGTGGGAAGTGGAGCCATTAATCATTGCGCTCATCCCTGTTGCTTATGCCTTACCTCATGCACTACTTAGCCAATTTGCCGGCATTTTGGCAGATAGAAATAGCAAAATTAAATTGATGGTTATAGCTGATGTATTAACAGCTGTATTTACAGTTGCTTTATTTTTTGCGCCACATCCATGGGTAGCCCTTACCATTTTACTGCTGCGGGCCACGTTAACTGTCATCCATTATCCGGCTCAGCAAGGGTTGATCAAAGATGTTGTAGAGGAGAAGCTAATTGTAAAAGCGGTTACGCTAAATGGGACAATGAATGAATTCACGAAAATTATGGGGCCCTTTATTGGAGGTTCTTTGGCTGCTGCGTTTTCTCCAAAATTATGTATTCTTATCAATGCCTTTGCTTATTTCATATCCGCCCTTATTCTATTGACCATTATTAAAAATAAACAAACTCAAGAAAAGTCAGCTGTAGACAAGGAAATGTGTTCTCAAACTCCCTTTTGGACTTCTTGGTGTGAGGGATGGTTGGCTGTTTTGAACAATAGAATTCTGGTGGTCAGCTTTGCTTTTTCTATCGTTGGGTATATAGGGATTCAAATAGTTGATGTTCAAATCATAGTCTTGTTTAGAGAGATTGCACCTAGTCGGCCTGAGCTGATTGGTTGGTTAATGGCCGCTTCTGGAGCAGGCGCATTCATTATGATGTTGGTTATGAACAAATACAACAAAGTAAAATCTTATGGCTGGACTTTTGGAGGGAGTCTCTCATTAATTGGCGTTGGTTTTGGAGGAGTCGGCTTTTTATATGTAGGGATCCCAAGTTATGTACCCATTATCTTAGGGTTTATCGCAGGTTTAGGTGTTGGATTGTTCACTGCTGGAATCAGTTATCTATTACAAAAAGAAAGCACCAAAGAGAATATTGGACGGATTTCAGGTATTTATAATTCGTTAACTGGAATGATTGTTTTGGTAGCACCATTAATAGGTGGAATTCTGATCAGCTTATGGAAGGTGAGTACAGTATATCAAGCCATTGGTATTTCCCTTACCATTATTGGGTTCACGGGAATTGTATTGAAACGTATTTTATGGAGACATGGAGTTAATGACGGGGAGAAAGCACATTTAAACTTTGTAGAGAGCACTCAGTCAATAGAAAATTAG
- a CDS encoding exotoxin beta-grasp domain-containing protein — MDNEQVLKIILERFDKVDLQFKEVLNRLDKIEKSQQEDVKGTLHLISKKVDGIMYDVDYLSEKTGKHDTKINSLEKRIQS; from the coding sequence ATGGATAATGAACAGGTTCTCAAAATCATCTTAGAACGATTTGATAAAGTAGACCTTCAGTTTAAAGAGGTGTTAAATAGACTTGACAAAATAGAAAAAAGCCAACAAGAAGATGTTAAAGGTACTCTTCATTTAATTTCTAAGAAGGTTGACGGAATTATGTATGACGTTGATTATTTAAGTGAAAAAACAGGGAAACACGATACAAAAATTAATAGTCTCGAGAAGAGAATTCAGTCCTAA
- a CDS encoding YciI family protein has protein sequence MANFAAILYMVDEEKNKEYRPQHLEYLSTLENEGKIIAKGPFVDGAGGLVVYKAESLQEAQELAEKDPYVALGARRLELHEWNASFASQN, from the coding sequence ATGGCAAATTTTGCAGCAATTTTATACATGGTAGATGAAGAAAAGAATAAGGAATATCGTCCACAACACCTAGAATACCTTTCTACATTAGAAAATGAGGGGAAAATCATTGCCAAGGGCCCATTCGTGGATGGAGCAGGTGGTTTAGTAGTGTATAAAGCAGAATCCTTACAAGAGGCCCAAGAATTAGCAGAGAAAGATCCATACGTTGCACTAGGGGCTCGTCGACTAGAATTACATGAGTGGAATGCTAGCTTTGCTTCACAGAATTAA
- a CDS encoding glycoside hydrolase family 1 protein, which produces MKKYQFPEGFLWGGATAANQIEGGFNEGNKGLNIADVLPGGKERYEILMNPGFDFEIDTERYYYPNHEGIDFYHRYEEDIALFAEMGFKAFRMSIAWTRIYPNGDELEANEEGLAFYDRVLDELHKYGIEPVVTISHYEMPLHLVKEYVGWRSREVVTFFERYVETIFKRYKNKVKYWMTFNEINSGLKMPIQGLGFSVQKEEDKYQPTFQAYHHQFVASAIAVKACHEIIPNSQIGCMILFAPVYSFDSNPENVMHALQEEQLFNYYCADVQVRGEYPVFINRYFKEHNIELDIQDGDLELLKEGVVDYIGFSYYMSRTEKKVKTDAEATQGNIIGGIKNPFLQASDWGWEIDPVGLRISLNKLYERYQKPLFVVENGLGAYDKVEEDGTINDDYRIDYLREHVKAMGEAIEDGVELIGYTSWGCIDMVSMSTGEFSKRYGYIYVDKNDDGSGTLKRIKKESFFWYKDVIASNGQTL; this is translated from the coding sequence ATGAAAAAGTATCAATTCCCCGAGGGTTTTTTATGGGGAGGAGCAACTGCTGCTAATCAAATAGAAGGCGGATTTAATGAAGGGAATAAAGGACTAAATATAGCTGACGTTCTTCCAGGTGGAAAGGAGCGTTATGAGATATTAATGAATCCAGGGTTTGACTTTGAAATCGATACTGAACGCTATTATTATCCAAACCATGAAGGAATTGATTTTTATCATCGGTATGAGGAAGATATAGCGTTATTTGCTGAAATGGGCTTCAAGGCATTTCGAATGTCTATTGCTTGGACACGAATTTATCCAAATGGTGATGAGCTAGAGGCAAATGAAGAAGGTTTAGCTTTTTACGATCGAGTGTTAGATGAATTACATAAATATGGGATTGAACCAGTCGTAACGATTTCTCACTATGAAATGCCACTGCATTTGGTGAAAGAATATGTTGGTTGGAGAAGCCGAGAAGTAGTGACATTCTTTGAACGGTATGTAGAGACAATTTTCAAACGTTACAAAAATAAAGTGAAGTACTGGATGACGTTTAACGAAATCAATAGTGGTTTGAAGATGCCGATTCAAGGTCTTGGTTTTTCGGTTCAAAAAGAAGAGGATAAGTACCAGCCTACGTTCCAGGCTTATCATCATCAATTTGTAGCAAGTGCGATAGCAGTTAAAGCTTGCCATGAGATCATTCCTAATTCTCAAATTGGCTGTATGATTCTCTTCGCACCTGTTTATTCATTTGATAGTAATCCTGAAAACGTCATGCATGCCCTACAAGAAGAACAGCTTTTCAATTACTATTGTGCAGACGTGCAAGTACGGGGCGAGTATCCAGTGTTCATTAACAGATATTTTAAAGAGCATAATATCGAGTTAGACATTCAGGATGGTGACTTAGAATTATTAAAGGAAGGCGTTGTTGATTACATCGGCTTTAGTTATTACATGTCTCGTACGGAGAAGAAAGTAAAGACAGATGCAGAAGCGACACAAGGAAATATTATTGGTGGTATAAAAAATCCATTCTTACAAGCAAGTGACTGGGGATGGGAAATTGATCCCGTAGGATTACGTATCAGCCTTAACAAATTATATGAACGCTACCAAAAGCCATTATTTGTTGTTGAAAATGGGTTAGGAGCATATGACAAAGTAGAAGAAGACGGCACGATCAATGATGATTATCGTATTGACTACCTTCGTGAGCACGTTAAAGCAATGGGTGAGGCTATTGAAGATGGAGTTGAATTAATAGGCTATACGAGCTGGGGCTGTATCGATATGGTAAGTATGTCGACAGGTGAGTTTTCTAAACGATATGGTTATATTTATGTTGATAAGAACGACGATGGCAGTGGCACATTAAAACGCATCAAGAAAGAATCATTTTTCTGGTATAAGGACGTCATAGCATCCAATGGACAAACCTTATAA
- a CDS encoding MFS transporter, translating into MDKQNSRFRWVVFASVLFTYLLMSSQRTAPGLITDQIMLDFNVTATTIGLLISIQFFVYTGLQIPMGFLADRYGPNFFLIMGAMLTGIGTIIYSLGTHEWILFFARVLIGTGDATIWVNMVLILSHWFNAKEFTKLIGITAMTGSLGFLLATVPFSLLIDFLGWRTAFFSAGLLLCLCAILLYFVLLEKPKEKLFMKGEVQREKSLVLLRRIFSTRQAWALFLCHFGIVGTYVGFISSWGVPYGMDVYGMTRADASQLMMLGLIGALIGAPLGSWISSQLGTIKRPYVVVHIILLLSWSIFLLFNGNPPFYLLTTLFFIIGLAYGANALTFAAVRQSFPIRESGIVSGFANTGGFLSAVLLPSIFGRVLDHVQAVSGSISNGYYYGFITPVIFSMIGLIGVLLINEKRQSQ; encoded by the coding sequence ATGGACAAACAAAATAGCCGGTTTAGGTGGGTTGTATTTGCTTCTGTATTGTTTACTTATTTATTAATGTCTAGCCAACGAACGGCTCCAGGGTTGATAACCGATCAAATCATGTTAGATTTTAATGTAACAGCAACAACGATTGGGTTATTGATAAGTATTCAATTTTTTGTGTACACCGGACTGCAAATTCCAATGGGGTTTTTGGCGGATCGCTATGGACCGAATTTTTTTCTTATTATGGGAGCGATGCTGACAGGTATAGGAACTATCATTTATAGCCTTGGCACGCATGAATGGATTTTATTCTTTGCCAGAGTTTTGATCGGGACGGGGGATGCGACCATCTGGGTTAATATGGTGTTAATATTGAGCCACTGGTTTAATGCTAAGGAGTTTACTAAGTTAATTGGTATTACAGCAATGACAGGAAGCCTCGGCTTTCTTTTGGCGACTGTTCCATTCTCTTTGTTAATTGACTTCCTAGGATGGAGGACAGCGTTTTTTTCAGCAGGACTACTTTTATGCTTATGTGCGATTCTCCTATATTTTGTACTATTAGAAAAACCAAAAGAAAAATTATTTATGAAAGGTGAAGTTCAACGAGAAAAATCCTTGGTTCTACTGCGAAGAATTTTTTCAACTCGGCAAGCGTGGGCGTTATTTCTTTGTCACTTTGGGATTGTCGGAACGTATGTTGGCTTTATTAGTTCGTGGGGAGTACCATATGGAATGGATGTATATGGAATGACACGTGCGGATGCCAGTCAGCTTATGATGCTCGGTCTAATCGGGGCACTTATTGGTGCTCCTCTCGGTAGTTGGATTTCTAGTCAATTAGGTACAATAAAACGGCCGTATGTTGTTGTTCACATCATTCTATTATTGAGTTGGTCAATCTTCCTTTTATTTAATGGGAATCCTCCATTTTATTTGTTAACGACTCTTTTCTTTATTATTGGTCTAGCATATGGGGCAAATGCGTTAACATTTGCTGCTGTTCGCCAATCTTTTCCGATAAGAGAATCAGGCATTGTATCTGGGTTTGCGAATACAGGTGGATTCTTAAGCGCCGTATTACTTCCTAGTATTTTTGGGAGAGTATTGGATCATGTTCAAGCTGTATCCGGTAGCATTAGCAATGGCTATTATTATGGATTCATCACTCCAGTTATCTTCTCAATGATTGGTTTGATTGGAGTACTTTTAATTAATGAAAAACGTCAGTCACAGTAA
- a CDS encoding Gfo/Idh/MocA family protein translates to MIRFGIVGTNWITDIFLEAAFQVDDFTLSAVYSRTKEKVEQFAQKYSLENTFTSLEEMATSDLIDAVYIASPNSFHASQACLFMNNGKHVLIEKPMASNVKEVQMMIEVAKKNNVLLMEAVKSTFVPNFQAIKTQLHKLGPIRKFVASYCQYSSRYDAYKNGVILNAFDPAYSNGSLMDIGIYCIYPSVVLFGKPKHVKASGYLLSSGVDGGGSLLLEYEEMQTVVIHSKITNSSLPSEIQGELGTMIIDKLNPPEKVEIKYHDSTCEVLSQPQVSNSMYYEIAHFIHLLKSNKSKSELNSHQTSLQTAMILEEARRQIGVVYPADRN, encoded by the coding sequence TTGATACGCTTTGGAATAGTAGGAACTAACTGGATAACGGACATTTTTCTAGAAGCTGCCTTTCAAGTTGATGATTTTACTCTATCTGCCGTTTATTCAAGAACGAAAGAAAAAGTAGAACAATTTGCACAAAAGTATTCATTGGAAAATACGTTTACATCCCTAGAGGAAATGGCTACAAGTGATCTAATCGATGCTGTATATATTGCTAGTCCTAACTCATTTCATGCTTCTCAGGCCTGTTTGTTTATGAACAATGGCAAACATGTCCTTATAGAAAAGCCAATGGCTTCGAATGTAAAAGAAGTTCAAATGATGATTGAAGTAGCAAAGAAAAACAACGTTCTATTAATGGAAGCTGTTAAATCAACCTTTGTCCCGAACTTTCAAGCAATAAAAACTCAATTACATAAGTTAGGACCAATACGAAAATTTGTCGCATCTTATTGTCAGTACTCTTCTCGCTATGATGCATATAAAAATGGAGTAATACTAAATGCGTTTGATCCTGCTTATTCTAACGGTTCATTGATGGACATTGGTATTTATTGTATTTACCCTTCTGTTGTATTATTTGGTAAACCTAAGCATGTGAAAGCAAGTGGCTATCTGTTATCATCTGGAGTTGATGGAGGAGGAAGCCTTCTACTAGAATACGAAGAAATGCAAACAGTTGTAATACATTCTAAAATAACAAACTCCTCACTTCCTTCAGAAATACAAGGAGAGCTTGGTACGATGATTATTGATAAACTAAATCCTCCTGAAAAAGTAGAAATAAAATATCATGATAGCACGTGCGAGGTTTTATCGCAGCCTCAGGTAAGTAACTCGATGTATTACGAGATTGCACATTTCATTCATTTACTTAAGAGCAACAAGTCAAAATCAGAGTTGAACTCCCACCAAACTTCCCTACAAACTGCGATGATTTTGGAAGAAGCAAGGCGACAAATTGGTGTGGTCTATCCAGCCGATAGGAATTAA
- a CDS encoding winged helix-turn-helix domain-containing protein, whose amino-acid sequence MNIQFHDHIYSVTYNGETISLLRKEYALLKYLYNHVNIYFTRGELLDAVWTLENPSDRTVDDHIYRLRKKLRPWQHTLKIETAKGFGYRFTVKTPVEEPSPFVNDKEFKDLAAHLLAKYHLYGQGEALKTIIQQKSLGIEADKSFQISLFLNQGDIWRFVKTDDISFSEKVLILFYLYMLVEEKRGKVLPFYEKALQKNLFSEETCDEAFLLAPIYFAMFSREYKKAAEYLEQSERIVTSKEHGFYSFLRLSGLMLSLCAGEHKRVMERIEEMENFFLKKPYQREMGLFYILKGLFAIQMGDKKRGRKDIDQGMEIIRKTRFMSHVFLGLNTCLFFFQYHIDDPLTYDMIKKEWKVLAKEYHFEKLKQEIEAQLRYNL is encoded by the coding sequence ATGAATATTCAATTCCATGACCATATATACTCTGTAACATATAACGGTGAAACCATCTCTTTGTTACGTAAAGAGTATGCTCTTTTAAAATATTTATACAATCATGTAAATATTTATTTTACTAGAGGTGAATTACTCGATGCTGTCTGGACTCTAGAAAATCCGAGTGACCGTACAGTTGATGATCATATTTATCGACTTAGAAAAAAACTTAGACCTTGGCAACATACTTTGAAGATTGAAACAGCTAAAGGGTTTGGTTATCGATTTACTGTAAAAACACCTGTAGAGGAGCCATCTCCATTCGTAAATGACAAAGAGTTTAAAGATTTGGCAGCGCATTTATTAGCTAAATACCATCTATATGGTCAAGGTGAAGCACTTAAGACCATCATCCAACAGAAATCACTTGGGATAGAAGCAGATAAATCATTTCAAATATCTTTATTTCTAAACCAGGGAGATATCTGGAGATTTGTAAAGACGGATGATATTAGTTTTTCCGAAAAAGTCCTTATTTTATTTTACCTTTATATGCTTGTGGAAGAAAAGCGAGGAAAAGTACTCCCATTCTATGAAAAAGCTTTGCAAAAGAATCTATTTTCTGAAGAGACATGTGATGAAGCTTTCCTATTAGCACCGATTTATTTCGCTATGTTTTCTAGAGAGTATAAGAAAGCGGCAGAGTACTTAGAGCAATCAGAGAGAATCGTTACATCTAAAGAGCATGGTTTTTATTCTTTCCTGAGGTTAAGTGGCTTGATGTTGTCCTTATGTGCAGGAGAACATAAGAGAGTTATGGAAAGGATAGAAGAAATGGAGAACTTTTTCCTTAAGAAGCCATATCAAAGAGAAATGGGTCTGTTTTATATTCTTAAAGGCCTTTTTGCTATTCAAATGGGAGATAAGAAGAGAGGTAGAAAAGATATAGACCAAGGAATGGAGATTATACGTAAAACGCGATTTATGTCCCATGTTTTTTTAGGTCTCAATACGTGTTTATTCTTTTTTCAGTATCATATTGATGACCCTTTAACGTATGACATGATAAAGAAAGAATGGAAAGTGTTAGCTAAAGAATATCATTTTGAAAAATTAAAGCAAGAAATTGAAGCCCAACTTCGTTATAACCTTTAA
- a CDS encoding DUF2512 family protein yields the protein MLGFVLKVFICPITVMIAFLIFPNVYYANVFQAIIVGLVLAVLAHTMEIFILRKGTFWLSTLTDFVSAVLIVYFVSLIFPTASVTIFGAILTAVLLTFTEVIQHNWLIKSGRAEKSPT from the coding sequence ATGCTTGGATTTGTGTTGAAAGTTTTTATCTGTCCTATTACTGTTATGATTGCTTTTCTTATATTCCCAAATGTTTATTATGCCAATGTATTTCAAGCAATTATTGTCGGACTCGTTCTTGCCGTTTTAGCACATACGATGGAAATATTTATTTTAAGAAAAGGCACTTTTTGGTTAAGTACCCTTACTGATTTTGTATCAGCCGTCTTAATTGTCTATTTTGTTTCCCTAATCTTTCCTACTGCCTCTGTCACAATCTTTGGGGCAATTCTAACAGCAGTGTTATTGACATTCACTGAGGTAATTCAACATAACTGGCTTATTAAGTCTGGTAGAGCAGAAAAGTCTCCAACTTAG
- a CDS encoding alpha/beta hydrolase, translating to MFKLLYKPDFQIPSNGIDEIEELVVGGVNQNILIQSYNKSNPILLFLHGGPSLPFPGISSRGRDYTIVTNTKKLVENYTLVFWDQRGTGKSYSKNIPQETMNFSQFVEDGNEITDYLISKFNKEKIYLAGHSFGSLIGMYLIYQYPEKFYSYIGLSQIIDWTENDRLSLKWLKEEAEKRKDFKAMKELSAVGQPPYIESFEQWGVLRKWQMKYKTMFYSDDETKIPGLFKIASDMFFSKDYSFGEIVNTFYKGFKLIYTVEFIRNIPSINIQKDILSLEVPVTFIHGKKDVHVHSEPLISFSKSIKTEYQPRIIWAEKSSHVFHPDDTKKIENIIIEELRYSLN from the coding sequence TTGTTTAAACTACTTTATAAGCCTGATTTTCAAATTCCCTCCAATGGAATTGATGAGATTGAAGAATTGGTAGTAGGTGGCGTGAATCAGAATATTTTAATTCAATCTTATAATAAATCGAATCCTATTTTATTATTTTTACATGGTGGGCCTTCTTTGCCATTCCCTGGTATCTCATCAAGGGGCAGAGACTATACAATCGTCACGAACACAAAAAAACTTGTGGAAAATTATACATTGGTATTTTGGGATCAGAGAGGGACAGGAAAATCGTATAGCAAAAACATACCTCAAGAAACTATGAACTTCAGTCAATTTGTTGAAGATGGAAATGAAATTACAGATTACCTTATTAGTAAATTTAATAAGGAGAAGATATACCTTGCAGGTCACTCTTTTGGCTCACTGATAGGCATGTACCTAATTTACCAATATCCAGAGAAGTTCTATTCTTACATAGGTTTATCACAAATTATTGATTGGACAGAAAATGATAGATTGAGTTTGAAATGGCTTAAAGAGGAGGCAGAAAAAAGAAAAGATTTTAAAGCTATGAAAGAGCTTTCAGCTGTTGGTCAACCTCCATATATAGAAAGCTTCGAGCAATGGGGGGTATTAAGGAAATGGCAAATGAAATATAAAACAATGTTTTATTCTGATGATGAGACTAAAATTCCTGGACTATTTAAAATTGCCTCGGATATGTTTTTTTCTAAAGACTATAGTTTTGGGGAAATAGTAAATACATTTTATAAAGGATTTAAACTGATTTATACAGTTGAATTTATAAGGAATATTCCATCTATTAATATCCAAAAAGATATTTTAAGTTTAGAAGTACCAGTTACTTTTATTCACGGTAAAAAAGATGTCCATGTACACTCTGAACCTTTAATTTCTTTTTCAAAAAGTATCAAAACAGAATATCAGCCACGAATTATATGGGCTGAAAAATCATCGCATGTGTTTCATCCTGATGACACTAAAAAAATAGAAAATATAATAATAGAAGAATTAAGATATTCATTAAATTAA